The Sulfuricystis thermophila genome segment TCGGCCCGTTGCGGTAGAACGGGTCGGCGAAGAGCTTTGTCGCTGCCTCCCAGGTTTGGCCCGGGGTCGGGATGCTGCCACCGTTCATGGTGGCCAGTTGCCAGATGGCGAGCAGCAGCACCAGACCCATGACCGGCGGCAGGATGGCGGCGAAGAAGGCGCGCATCGCCGCCGAGTTCTGCTCCGTGGTGCTCGGCCCGACGAGTTGCGAAGGAGGCGGAGGCGGGGGTACGCTCAGTTTCGCCGTCCCAGATGGAAAGCTGGCCGGCTGTGCCGTCGCGCTAGCGCCGACTTTCATGGCATGGATGGTCATTGCCGTCATGACATACTCCTTGTGCGTGTTATGCCTTGACCTTGAAGCCGTCGGCGTACTTCTTGGGATCCTTGCCGTTCCAGACCACGCCGTCGATCAGTTTCGATTCGCGCAACTCGCTCTTGGGCAGCGGCACCTTGAGCTGGCTGGCCGCTTCCTTGTAGAGGTCGATGCGGTTGACCTTCTTCGCTACGGCGAGATAGTCCGGGTGTTCTTTCAATAGTCCCCAGCGCTTGTGCTGGGTCATGAACCACATGCCGTCGGAGAGGTAAGGGAAGTTGACCGCGCCGTCGTTGTAGAACTTCATGTGGTTCTTGTCGGACCAGCTCTTGCCCAGGCCGTTTTCGTACTGGCCGATCATGCGGCCGCGGATCACCTCGACATCGGTGTTGACGTAAGCCTTGGCGGCGATGATCTCGGCGGTCTTGCTGCGGTTGCTGGCGGAGGCATCGATCCACATCGAGGCTTCGAGCACGGCCATGATGACGGCGCGTGCGGTGTTCGGGTACTTGGCGACCCATTCGGCCGTGGTGCCGACGACCTTTTCCGGATGATCGACCCAGACGTCCTGCGAGGTGGCGACAGAGAAGCCGACCTTGTCGATGATCGCGCGCTGGTTCCAGGGCTCGCCGACGCAGAAACCGTCCATGTTGCCGACGCGCGCGTTGGCGACCATCTGCGGCGGCGGCACGACGATGGTCTTGACGTCCTTGAACGGGTTGATACCGTAGGTGGCCAGCCAGTAGTAGAGCCACATCGCGTGGGTGCCGGTCGGGAAGGTCTGGGCGAAGGTGTATTCCTTCTCCTTCTTCGCCACCAGCTTGGCGAGCGATTCGCCATCGGTGACACCCTTGTCCTTCATCTGGCTCGACAGGCTGATGCCCTGGCCGTTGTTGTTGATGGTCATGAGGACGTTCATGTCCTTCTTCGGCCCGCCGATGCCGAGCTGGACGCCGTAGATCAGGCCGTAGAGCACATGCGCGGCGTCGAGCTCGCCATTGATCAGCTTGTCGCGCACGCCGGCCCAGCTCGCTTCCTTGGTCGGCACGATCTTGATGCCATACTTCTTGTCGAAGCCCATCACCGAGGCCATGACGATGGAAGCGCAGTCGGTCAGCGGGATGAAGCCGATCTTCACCTCTTCTTTCTCGGGCTTGTCCGAGCCGGCGGCCCAGACGTGTGGCATCGCGGTCATGAGCGCGGCTCCCGTGGCGAGGCGCAGGAAATCGCGGCGTGTCGTTTCAACTGAAGCAGGTGAAGGGCAGGTAGTTTCATTTTTCATCTCGATCTCCGAAGGACAATAAAAAAGGCGTCGATCGCCAACCCGCGTTCGTCGGGCTTGCAATCAGACGCCGTTGTCTGGTGGCCGGGCCGCCGTTGGCCCGGACTTGCCGGCTAAACCGCAATCATCGTGCCAGTCATCGCGTGGAAAAAGAAAACCATTGCAAAACAACAGAGATGCCCGCGAAAGCCGGCGCTGGCGAGACGGCATGTCTGCTCGTGCAAGCTGCACTGCTTCTGTGCGGCTTGCGTTCTATTTGCACGGGTTTAGTGCGCGTTAACGTGAAAATACGGAGCAAAAAGTGCGCCGCCATTTGTTTCCTTGACGGCAGTCTGCCTTCGCGGCGCAAGCCGCGCTGATCGTCTCCCCTCCCGCGAGGGAGGGGCTGGGGGAGGGCGGGCGTTTATTTTTGCGCATGGGTATTTCATCCTCCGCGGGTGCCGATTGCCGGCATGCGCGTTAGAGCAGCAGCTCCGCCATCTCGACAAGGCTGGCGGCCACCTTGCCGAGCGGCTGCGACTTTTCCATCGCCAGCTTGCGCAGCGCCGCATAGGCAGCATCCTCGTCCATGCCGCGCGTCTTCATGAGGATGCCTTTGGCCTTTTCGATGATCTTGCGCTCGGACAGCTTGCGGCTCGTCTCGGCGAGCTCCCGCCTGAGCGTCTGGAGTTCCTCGAAGCGCGCGATGGCGACCTCGACCACCGGCTTGAGCCGGTCGATCTCGAAGCCATCGACGACGTAGGCCGCTACGCCGGCCTTGATCGCCGACCGGATCGTCTCGCTGTTGCCATCCTGCGTGAACATGACCACCGGACGCGGCATCGACTGGCTCATCACGGCCAAATGCTCGAGCGTGTCCCGCGACGGCGACTCGGTATCGATCAAAATGATGTCCGGCTTGATTTCCTCGATGCGGCTGATCAAGTCGAGCGCCGAAGGCAGAACTGCCGCGACCTGATGGCCGGCCTTGATCAGTCCGGCGCAGACTTCCATCGCGCGCTGCTGGGATTCGTCAATGACGAGGATGTTGGCCATACCGCTGCTATAGCAACTTGCGCGCCACTGTTCATCTTTCTGAAGGCCGAATGAATACTTAAGGTTTGTTCATAATCGAGCGCAGCGAGCCAGTCTGGAACCCCCCACGAGGGGGGCGAAGGGGGGGCGGGCGGTCACGAAAGGGCTGCGCAGCGTTGGCGCAGGGCCGCCCCAAGCCAACGCGGCACGCGGCGAAGCCGAAAATCACCCCTGCTTGGCGACGAAGAGCCCGTCACATTTGCGAGCGTAGCGAGCCAGTCTGGAACCCCCCGCGAGGGGGGCGAAGGGGGGTGGGCGTTTACTCATAGCGCACGTCGAGGATTTCGTATTCGCGCCGGCCGCCGGGCGTCTGCACCTCGACGACGTCGCCGGCGAACTTGCCGATCAGCGCACGGGCGACGGGCGAGTTGAGCGAGATCTTGTTCTGCTTGATATCGGCTTCATCGTCGCCGACGATCTGGTAGCTGACCGTCTGGCCGGCGTCAAT includes the following:
- a CDS encoding CmpA/NrtA family ABC transporter substrate-binding protein, which translates into the protein MKNETTCPSPASVETTRRDFLRLATGAALMTAMPHVWAAGSDKPEKEEVKIGFIPLTDCASIVMASVMGFDKKYGIKIVPTKEASWAGVRDKLINGELDAAHVLYGLIYGVQLGIGGPKKDMNVLMTINNNGQGISLSSQMKDKGVTDGESLAKLVAKKEKEYTFAQTFPTGTHAMWLYYWLATYGINPFKDVKTIVVPPPQMVANARVGNMDGFCVGEPWNQRAIIDKVGFSVATSQDVWVDHPEKVVGTTAEWVAKYPNTARAVIMAVLEASMWIDASASNRSKTAEIIAAKAYVNTDVEVIRGRMIGQYENGLGKSWSDKNHMKFYNDGAVNFPYLSDGMWFMTQHKRWGLLKEHPDYLAVAKKVNRIDLYKEAASQLKVPLPKSELRESKLIDGVVWNGKDPKKYADGFKVKA
- a CDS encoding ANTAR domain-containing response regulator, which produces MANILVIDESQQRAMEVCAGLIKAGHQVAAVLPSALDLISRIEEIKPDIILIDTESPSRDTLEHLAVMSQSMPRPVVMFTQDGNSETIRSAIKAGVAAYVVDGFEIDRLKPVVEVAIARFEELQTLRRELAETSRKLSERKIIEKAKGILMKTRGMDEDAAYAALRKLAMEKSQPLGKVAASLVEMAELLL